The sequence ACTCCCTTGCCACTCTTTCACGCTCGGCCTCCATCCGTCTGTATACTGAACTGCTGACTTCTTCCGGCAAATCTATGCGTTTGATACGAATATCCAAAAGTTCAATCCCATACTCCTTAGCCACGGGTGCCAGCCGTGAAATCAACATACGGCGCATATCGCCCCTGTCTTCCGAAACCAGCTCTTTAATTGTCCGCCTGCCGAACTCGCCCCGCATGGCGTCTTTCATCACTTGATCCAGTCGCAGGTTCGCCTGATATTCGTCACCACCCATAGTGGTGTAGAAAAGACCGACATCTGATATTTTCCATTTAACAAATGAGTCAACGATTACGTTTTTCTTTTCGGATGTCAGAAACCGCTCTGACTTCGCATCCAGCGTCTGCACTCTGGCATCGTAATGGCTGACGTTATTGATTAACGGCAGTTTAAAGTGTAAACCCGGATCGTAATCGGATTCAACAATTTCACCCAGTCTGAATTTGATCGCTTTTTCGCTTTCTCCTACATAAAACACGGTCATATAACTGAGGAGTAAGGCACTCAAGCTTATTGGAACTAATATTTGTGCTGGGTTCATAATCTGCTCCTGCTAACGCGACTTACCGGTTGTTGTTTTTGGATATTTTTAAGCTTTTCAGCTTGGGCGACCTGCCCTGCAGCCTGACTTATTTTTTCGGAGATTGAAGCTGAGTCGCTTTTATTTTTTGATTCGGAGGGGTTAAGCGGCAAATAAAACATGTTGTTACCGTTTTCTACCGTTACCATCACCTTATTGCTGCTGCTGTACAGTTTTTCCTGAGCCTCAAGGTACATCCGTTTGCGGGTTATCTTCGGCGCTTTTTCATATTCTACGAGTAACTGGTCAAAACGTTCGGTTTCACCTTTGGATTTGGCGACCACCTGAGCTTCGTAACCTTCTGCTTCTTGTATCATCCGCGCTGCGGCACCTCTTGCTTTCGGTATGACCTCGTTCGCATAAGCCTCCGCTTCATTGATCAACCGCTGCTTGTCTTCACGGGCTCGAATCGCATCTTCGAATGCATTTTGAACCTCTTCAGGCGGCTGGGCATCCTGCAGGTTGACACTCGCGACTCTTAACCCCGTTTTATACTCATCCATTGCTTTCTGGACTTCATCTTTAATTTCGGTGACGATTTGACTGCGTCCTTCAGTCAGGATAAAACCCATATCGTTTCTTCCGATCACTTCTCGCTCAATGCTCTCGGTGACCTGCCTGAGTGTTGCTTCACTCTGTTTGACGTTGAACAGGTAATCTTTGGCATCCTTGATTTGATATTGCACCGCCAGTCTGACACTGACTATGTTTTCGTCTTTGGTCAACATCAGGGATTCGGGTAAAACAGAACCTGAACCGTTGTTACGGCTGCCCGTGTTGTAACCTATTTCTATGAACCTTTGGTTTTCCACATTGACGATCTGCACGTCTTCCAAAGGCATGGGCAAGTGCCAGTGAGGCCCGGGCATCGAGGTAGAGACATAAGCGCCAAAACGGGTGACAACCCCCCGACTGCCTTGGTCTACTATATAAATACCACTGGCCAGCCAGCTGACACCTAACGCAGCGCCGGCGTACAAAGCCAACTTTTTGGTGTTTTTGGAAAAAAACTGATTAAATTTTTCGGAATATTGATTCCAATGATTATCTATCTGCTCGCCCCAATCCGATTTTGACTTTTCACCCAGATCATGGTGTTCTTTATTCTCATTTTTCCAAGGCATGGTAGTAGTCTCCTGCATGTAGGTTTTTCGACCAGCTTTATCCTCTTCAGCTTAAAACTGAGTGCTTTTTTGCCGGTTTCTTTTAAGATTTTTAGTTTTTAAAGGTTTTGACTCAGGAAAAATGAGTTAACCCGGTTCAAGAAAGTCGATCAGTTCATGACTGAAATTGTTTTTCAGTTTCAATAATGCGCTGTTTTGAATCTGTCTGACACGTTCCCGGGTTAATGACAGATGTTCCGCAATATCCTGCAAGGTCATTTCATGATCATTATCCAGACCGAAGCGGCAGGTAATGATATCGGCCTCGCGAGCAGGCAAAGTCCCTATTGCTTTTCTCAAGCAGGCTTTTAATGCGCTTGCAGCCAAGGTATTGATGGGTTGCGGATAGTGATGTTGCTCTAAAGTGTCTATCACTTCAGGCATGTCTTCATTGTTGTTAATGTTGCTGAACAAAGACACGGTAGGCTGGTAATTGTCGATAATCGCCTTGATTTCGTCTTCAGGCAGTTTGCATTTTTCAGCTAGTTCAGTAACGCTGGGCCAGCGATTATTCTGCAAGTGCAAGCTGTTCATCGCTTCATAAACGGCCGATGCTTTGGCCGCTATGTTGTATGGCAGCCTGACTGTTTTTTCCTGCCGGACCATGACTCTGGAAATGGTTTGTTTGATCCAGTATATCGCGTAAGTAGAAAAGCGAACCGAACGACTAAAGTCGAAACGGTCCACCGCTTTAATCAACCCGACCGTACCTTCCTGAATCAAATCGGAAAATGACAGGGTCTGATTGTTGTATTGACGAGCAATGTAGGTAACCAGTCTGAGATTCCCTTTAATCATGGCTTGGCGGGAATCCACCATACCTTTTAACTTGGCCAGCAGGGTTTTAACTAAAACGTCATCCTGAAAACCCGCTTCTTTGTTCAGATTTTGCGACTTGATGCTGTAAACCACTTGCTGCAAAAAGTTGGGTAAAAACTGTATATCGCTCAGCGCCATCCGGCATTCTTGCAACGTCAATTCAACATTGATACTTTCTTCGGCATTAATGATTTTCTGAAAGCAATTGGTCAGTTTTATTTCAAGGCCCTTCGCTGTATCCTGTACAAGCTCGCTATTTTGTACAGGTTGGCTTTGTTCACAACCGCTCCGGTTAATCAACTCAGAAATATCAACACCTTTGCCCAACGAATCGAGAAATTCAGCCGCCATAATCAGCAGTGCCTGGGGCGAATTGATAATGATCTCTGTCAGTTCTTGTCTGGCCTTCCCCATTTTGCGGGCATGCCAGTTGAACTGTTCAGCAGTCAACACGACTGCATTTTGGGTATGAATTTTAAGTTCCAAAGATTCGGTGGAAGCCGATAAGGTGTCTTCATAATCATCACCATCGGCCTGATCAAGTGGAGTTGCTTCCTGTTCGAATAGTGTTTTCAAGCCAATGTCATTGTCTTGTTTGTTACTTGGCGTTTTAAATTTTGAGTTGGTGCGGTGCAGTAGTGAAGAGCGGTGTTCTTCATTGGTGGCGGACGTTAATCCATCATGAATGAAGCTGGTTGCAAGTTGAACATTTTGAAGCTGGGTCATGGTTATTTTACCCCTTTAATTGGACTACCGATCAGGTAAGCCGTAGAAGTTTATTTGAAGCTAAATTAAAGCTTGGAATCAAAGTTACGCCAAAGTACAATGCTTGTCAAACTTTTTGTTAAACAAACCCTGTGCAAATTATGTATACCATCAAAACAGTTACCTCTCTCACAGGCATTAACACAGAAACCTTGCGCGCCTGGGAAAGGCGTTACGGCACGGTAATCCCTGTTCGCGACGACAAGGGGCGCCGTCTTTATACCCAACAGGACATCGAACGGTTAACCTTACTCTCCAACGCGACCCAGCAAGGCTTCACAATCAGCAAAATTGCCGAATTGAGCAATGCTGAATTGCAGGAACTGGTTTCTTCCCATCAGGAAACACGCAGTAATCACAATGATCTTTTCTTCACTCAAATAATCGATGCGCTGCTCAATTACCGCATGGATCAGTGCGAGGAACTTTTGCGCCGCGCACTGGTGGCAATGGAGCCGCTCGCTTATGCCCGCGATGTTTTGTTACCCACACTGCAGAATGTCGGCAATCTATGGCATGAAGGCAAACTTAGCATTGCACAGGAACATATGTTGTCCGCCTGCGTAAAACGTATAGTTTTAAGCCTGGTCAATTCCATGCACCCTTTTACCGGGCCTAATCCCGGTATCATGTTTGCGACGCTAAGCGGTGAAGACCATGAATTCGGCATATTGCTGACCTGTATGCTGGCTGTCTCTCAGCGCTGTCCGTGCTTTTACATAGGCCCGGATATTCCCGGCGATGAACTGTTAAAAGCCAGTATTCAGCTCAAACCCGCTGTTATTGTCCTTAGCTGCGTGACTTTTCCACCCCTGAATGAAACGGTGCTCGAGTTAAATCAACTTGCTAAATCAACATCCGATGACACGCAATTATGGATAGGCGGTGCAGGTGCCCAGTTTCTTTGCGATAGAAACGAATTGGATAAAAAATTCATTTATACCGCATCTCTGGATGCCTTTAATGACCGCCTGTTACGTCTTCTTAATGTCCAAAGAGCCCGTAACGTGCCACAAAACCCCTGAAAACAGCCGTTTTCATATCCGAAAATCGAATATTCATGAGATATAAACCAGTCGCCTCATCGACCGGATTAACGTAATGATTATTCGGACATTAGTCTTTTCAAAAAGTTCTTGACTAATTTACTCCTGGAATTAAAAAAGACATCTGCCGGACGAGATGCACACGTTTTGTCCAGGATTTTTTAACGTCACGAATCGCTGATTAACGCAATGCAAAGAAGGGTTTCTTACTGAGGTCAAGGCGAGATCCGGGAGTCGCATTGTTTCCTGAATTTAGTCTCACGGCAGGATCAGATGACGTACACTGTCGCTTTCCGGACAACCCGGAGATCAATCGAACGGTTTGCCCTTGACCGGCTTGGCAGGCAGCGGCCAAAATAAAAGGCACTGTTCGCGTTCCCGTGAAGGTCTGGGCGGCATATGGGTAGGATGGATAAGCGACAGCGCGTCCACCTTTAACGGCTTTGGCGGATGCGGCTATCGCCTTATCTGCCCTACAACGGTCTTTCATTTGCAGAGTTGTAGCCAAGACTTCATGAGCGTTAGTAGTTGAAAGGACATCAACGCCATCCATGGCTTCTGGGCCCCGGCAACAAAGGGCCGACGCCAACTTTTAATGTGAACAGTGCCAAATAAAAGCCTTACAGGCTTTTTTTTGGCATGTTAATTCCGAACAACATTAGACAACCTCAATGGAGAAACAGCATGAATGAAGAAATGAGTCATCTGGTCGAACGCCTCAATATCGCCGAGAAAGATGATCAAAAAGCTGTTTTTGAAGAGGCTATAGAAGAACTGGAAAGCACCGAACTGGCTTTGCTGCTGGAGTCATTGCCCTTGCAGGAACGCTTGCAGCGCTGGGAACAGGTGCCGCAGGAAGACCGGGTCGATGTACTGGTGGCCATGCGTTCGCAACCACGCGCAACCATCATTGAAAGCCTGGAAGAAACCGAGTTACAAGCGCTGTTAAGCGGCCTTCATGCTGAAGATTTGATCGAGCTGGCTGAATCGCTGCCGGAATACGTCGTGGACAACGCTTTGAGCGGTATGGATGCCGACCAGCGTAAGCATTACCAATTATCTTCGCAGTATGACGAAGACCAGATAGGCCGTTACGTGGATCATG comes from Methylicorpusculum oleiharenae and encodes:
- the hflC gene encoding protease modulator HflC gives rise to the protein MNPAQILVPISLSALLLSYMTVFYVGESEKAIKFRLGEIVESDYDPGLHFKLPLINNVSHYDARVQTLDAKSERFLTSEKKNVIVDSFVKWKISDVGLFYTTMGGDEYQANLRLDQVMKDAMRGEFGRRTIKELVSEDRGDMRRMLISRLAPVAKEYGIELLDIRIKRIDLPEEVSSSVYRRMEAERERVAREFRSQGSEQAEEISAQADKEREIILANAYRESEQIRGRGDAKSSEIYAASYGKNQEFYAFYRSLNAYATSFEKTQDTLVLEPKSDFFKYFSKEE
- the hflK gene encoding FtsH protease activity modulator HflK, producing the protein MPWKNENKEHHDLGEKSKSDWGEQIDNHWNQYSEKFNQFFSKNTKKLALYAGAALGVSWLASGIYIVDQGSRGVVTRFGAYVSTSMPGPHWHLPMPLEDVQIVNVENQRFIEIGYNTGSRNNGSGSVLPESLMLTKDENIVSVRLAVQYQIKDAKDYLFNVKQSEATLRQVTESIEREVIGRNDMGFILTEGRSQIVTEIKDEVQKAMDEYKTGLRVASVNLQDAQPPEEVQNAFEDAIRAREDKQRLINEAEAYANEVIPKARGAAARMIQEAEGYEAQVVAKSKGETERFDQLLVEYEKAPKITRKRMYLEAQEKLYSSSNKVMVTVENGNNMFYLPLNPSESKNKSDSASISEKISQAAGQVAQAEKLKNIQKQQPVSRVSRSRL
- a CDS encoding sigma-70 family RNA polymerase sigma factor, which produces MTQLQNVQLATSFIHDGLTSATNEEHRSSLLHRTNSKFKTPSNKQDNDIGLKTLFEQEATPLDQADGDDYEDTLSASTESLELKIHTQNAVVLTAEQFNWHARKMGKARQELTEIIINSPQALLIMAAEFLDSLGKGVDISELINRSGCEQSQPVQNSELVQDTAKGLEIKLTNCFQKIINAEESINVELTLQECRMALSDIQFLPNFLQQVVYSIKSQNLNKEAGFQDDVLVKTLLAKLKGMVDSRQAMIKGNLRLVTYIARQYNNQTLSFSDLIQEGTVGLIKAVDRFDFSRSVRFSTYAIYWIKQTISRVMVRQEKTVRLPYNIAAKASAVYEAMNSLHLQNNRWPSVTELAEKCKLPEDEIKAIIDNYQPTVSLFSNINNNEDMPEVIDTLEQHHYPQPINTLAASALKACLRKAIGTLPAREADIITCRFGLDNDHEMTLQDIAEHLSLTRERVRQIQNSALLKLKNNFSHELIDFLEPG
- a CDS encoding MerR family transcriptional regulator; the protein is MYTIKTVTSLTGINTETLRAWERRYGTVIPVRDDKGRRLYTQQDIERLTLLSNATQQGFTISKIAELSNAELQELVSSHQETRSNHNDLFFTQIIDALLNYRMDQCEELLRRALVAMEPLAYARDVLLPTLQNVGNLWHEGKLSIAQEHMLSACVKRIVLSLVNSMHPFTGPNPGIMFATLSGEDHEFGILLTCMLAVSQRCPCFYIGPDIPGDELLKASIQLKPAVIVLSCVTFPPLNETVLELNQLAKSTSDDTQLWIGGAGAQFLCDRNELDKKFIYTASLDAFNDRLLRLLNVQRARNVPQNP